A region from the Clostridium beijerinckii genome encodes:
- a CDS encoding peptidase U32, producing MIRPEILAPAGNLDKLKIAIDFGADAVYLGGSKLNLRAFADNFTNEKLKEGVEYAHERNRKVYVTMNVFPHNEDLGGVEDYLKELYETGIDAIIASDPAIISAAREVVPELEIHLSTQANNVNWRAAKFWYDQGVRRIVMARELSLTEIKQMRDNLPEDCEIEAFVHGSMCISYSGRCLLSNYMVGRDANRGACAQPCRYNYSLVEEKRPGEYYPIVEDENGTYIMNSKDLCMIEHIDDVINAGVYSLKIEGRMKSLYYVAAVVKSYKQAVDAYMKDPENYKFDPKWMENLNNVSHRQFHTGFYYGPNNEQVYEDSGYIRNADIVGIVREYDEETQIATIEHKNKVLNGDTVEVLRPEGDNFEIVLHDMTEENGTPIEKAARAQMTYKVKVDMPLMPKDLLIKNKE from the coding sequence ATGATAAGACCAGAAATTTTAGCACCAGCAGGAAATTTAGACAAACTTAAAATAGCAATAGATTTTGGGGCTGATGCAGTATACCTTGGAGGAAGCAAACTTAATTTAAGAGCCTTTGCTGATAATTTTACAAATGAAAAATTAAAAGAAGGCGTAGAATATGCACATGAAAGAAACAGAAAAGTTTATGTTACAATGAATGTATTTCCTCATAATGAAGATTTAGGTGGAGTTGAGGATTATTTAAAAGAATTATATGAAACAGGAATAGATGCTATTATAGCATCAGATCCAGCAATAATATCTGCTGCCAGAGAAGTTGTACCAGAATTAGAAATTCATTTGAGTACGCAAGCTAATAATGTTAATTGGAGAGCAGCTAAGTTCTGGTATGATCAAGGTGTTAGAAGAATAGTTATGGCAAGAGAGCTAAGTTTAACTGAAATTAAGCAAATGAGAGATAACTTGCCAGAAGATTGTGAAATTGAAGCTTTTGTTCATGGTTCAATGTGTATAAGTTATTCAGGAAGATGTCTACTTTCTAATTATATGGTAGGAAGAGATGCCAATAGAGGTGCTTGTGCGCAACCATGCAGATATAATTACAGTTTGGTTGAAGAAAAAAGACCAGGAGAATATTATCCTATAGTTGAAGATGAAAATGGAACATATATAATGAATTCTAAAGATTTATGTATGATTGAACATATTGACGATGTTATTAATGCAGGAGTATACTCACTTAAGATAGAAGGAAGAATGAAAAGTTTATATTATGTAGCAGCTGTGGTTAAATCATATAAACAAGCTGTAGATGCATATATGAAGGATCCTGAGAATTATAAGTTTGATCCAAAATGGATGGAAAATTTAAATAATGTAAGTCATAGACAATTTCATACTGGTTTTTATTATGGACCAAATAATGAGCAAGTATATGAAGATTCTGGATATATAAGAAATGCTGATATAGTTGGAATTGTAAGAGAATATGATGAAGAAACACAAATAGCCACTATTGAGCATAAAAATAAAGTTTTAAATGGTGATACAGTAGAAGTTTTAAGACCAGAAGGCGACAACTTTGAAATTGTACTTCATGATATGACTGAAGAAAATGGCACTCCAATTGAAAAAGCAGCCAGAGCACAAATGACGTATAAAGTGAAAGTGGATATGCCTCTGATGCCAAAAGATTTATTAATTAAAAATAAGGAATAA
- a CDS encoding penicillin-binding protein, translated as MFYIFTEKFNGNRRLIEISAVFITAITILTIRLSILQIYPSEKVQSSYQNHQEENISDTNYMILDTNGKDLMKYDKKHVLVIDTKPFSLNNYEETLEDLMALNFIMKSENPEFNYTEIMQKSGKIYYNISEDTYNKINSLKNIKGIYTYITDEIDTKKAWSISNMLSKILDEEHQEGSLEGEIYNYVKANEKPKSEFYLDDRAVYAKQSVSISESNKNLKLTIDREIEDKVRAVLDKQEYSYLKNVGISIMEADTGKIRVMVQKDESAANINLGIQQIGYEPGSIYKVITLGAALDMGLININNTFMCSGKICKEPHGQLSVEQAFEKSCNDIFAQIGSKVGYEKLMEYSEAQGLYDRVLNLESGNRNEAKGIKPSKESGINNISIGQCMNVTPVQMLGAINTIVNNGVYEKPYIVESILDKDDNVVEDFKTDKKRVYSETTAKLIKNSMRQVVIKGTGIKAYIGDLDIGGKTGSSTGNEGQTHGWFAGYFSIGEKNYTMVVFTPEIEAMKGFNNEELGGGDTAAPIFKDIVKTLNMRE; from the coding sequence GTGTTTTATATTTTTACTGAAAAATTTAATGGAAACAGAAGACTAATAGAAATTTCAGCTGTATTTATAACTGCAATTACTATTTTAACAATACGTTTATCTATTCTACAAATATACCCATCTGAAAAGGTTCAGAGTTCTTATCAAAATCATCAGGAAGAAAATATTAGCGATACAAATTATATGATTTTAGATACTAATGGAAAAGATTTAATGAAGTATGATAAAAAACATGTACTTGTAATAGATACAAAACCATTCAGTTTAAATAATTATGAAGAAACACTGGAAGACTTAATGGCTTTAAATTTCATAATGAAGTCTGAAAATCCTGAGTTTAATTATACAGAAATAATGCAAAAAAGTGGGAAAATATATTATAACATTTCAGAGGATACATATAATAAAATAAATAGTCTTAAAAATATAAAAGGAATATATACGTATATTACAGATGAAATAGATACTAAAAAAGCATGGAGCATAAGTAATATGTTATCAAAGATATTAGATGAAGAGCATCAAGAAGGATCTCTTGAGGGTGAAATTTATAATTATGTAAAAGCGAATGAAAAGCCTAAGAGTGAATTTTATTTAGACGATAGGGCAGTTTATGCGAAACAATCAGTAAGCATAAGTGAAAGCAATAAAAACTTAAAATTAACAATAGATAGAGAGATAGAAGATAAGGTCAGAGCAGTTTTAGATAAACAGGAATACTCATACTTGAAAAATGTGGGTATAAGCATAATGGAAGCAGATACTGGGAAAATAAGAGTTATGGTACAAAAAGATGAAAGTGCAGCTAATATAAATCTAGGGATTCAACAAATAGGGTATGAGCCAGGTTCGATTTATAAAGTAATAACACTTGGTGCAGCTTTAGATATGGGATTAATAAATATAAATAATACATTTATGTGTAGTGGCAAGATATGCAAAGAGCCTCATGGCCAATTATCAGTTGAACAAGCGTTTGAAAAATCTTGTAATGATATATTTGCACAAATAGGTTCCAAGGTGGGATATGAAAAATTAATGGAATACTCAGAAGCACAAGGATTATATGATAGAGTATTAAATTTAGAAAGTGGAAATAGAAATGAGGCAAAAGGAATAAAACCAAGTAAGGAATCAGGAATAAACAATATATCCATAGGACAATGTATGAATGTAACTCCAGTTCAAATGTTAGGTGCTATAAATACCATAGTAAATAATGGGGTTTATGAAAAGCCATATATCGTTGAGAGCATTTTAGATAAAGACGATAATGTAGTAGAAGACTTCAAAACTGATAAAAAAAGAGTATATAGTGAAACAACGGCTAAACTGATTAAGAACTCTATGAGGCAGGTTGTTATAAAAGGTACAGGAATAAAGGCTTATATAGGAGATTTAGATATAGGTGGTAAAACTGGTTCTTCAACAGGCAATGAGGGGCAGACACATGGATGGTTTGCTGGATATTTCAGTATAGGAGAGAAGAATTATACCATGGTAGTATTTACACCAGAGATAGAGGCAATGAAAGGCTTTAATAATGAAGAACTAGGCGGAGGAGATACAGCAGCACCGATATTTAAAGATATAGTTAAAACTTTGAATATGAGAGAGTAA
- the sigK gene encoding RNA polymerase sporulation sigma factor SigK produces the protein MFILNSIIDLIFNSFFLTGYVTNSNTFPLPLDEAEEQLYLKKFKDGDKTAKNILIERNLRLVAHIVKKYSFPNKDVDELISIGTVGLIKAIDSFDSSKGTRLATYASRCIENEILMLFRNNKKQKSEIYLQDPIGVDKEGNEFCLMDILSSEKDCVLDKVESNLQIRALYKKLVESLTKRESSILIMRYGLIDGKCKTQREIAVNLGISRSYVSRIEKKALKKLKKELFTKN, from the coding sequence GTGTTTATATTAAATAGCATCATAGACTTAATATTTAATTCGTTTTTTTTAACAGGATATGTAACAAACAGTAACACTTTTCCACTACCATTAGATGAGGCGGAAGAACAACTGTATTTGAAGAAGTTTAAAGATGGAGATAAAACTGCAAAAAACATTTTGATTGAAAGAAACTTAAGATTAGTGGCTCATATAGTGAAAAAGTATTCATTTCCCAATAAAGATGTGGATGAACTAATTTCCATTGGTACTGTTGGATTAATAAAAGCTATTGATTCCTTTGATTCTAGTAAAGGAACTAGACTTGCTACTTACGCTTCAAGGTGTATTGAAAATGAAATTTTAATGTTGTTTAGAAATAATAAAAAACAAAAAAGTGAAATTTATCTTCAAGATCCAATTGGAGTTGATAAAGAAGGAAACGAATTTTGCCTTATGGACATATTAAGTAGTGAAAAAGACTGCGTTTTAGATAAAGTTGAAAGTAATTTACAAATTAGAGCTTTATATAAAAAGTTAGTTGAGTCGCTAACTAAAAGAGAAAGTTCTATTCTAATAATGAGATATGGATTAATAGATGGAAAGTGCAAAACACAAAGAGAAATAGCAGTAAATTTAGGAATTTCACGTTCGTATGTGTCAAGAATAGAAAAGAAAGCGTTGAAAAAATTAAAGAAAGAGCTATTTACTAAGAACTAG